The genomic stretch GTACACGGCGGCCTCGCCCAGGCGGCTGGCCAGGATGCGGTCCGATGAGACCGGGCTGCCGCCGCGCTGGATGTGGCCCAGGATGCTCACGCGGGTTTCCATGCCGGTGCCGTCCTGGATGGCCTGCGCGACGCCGGTGGCGCCGCCGGGGTAGCCCTCGGCGACGATGATGATGCTGCCCATCTTGCCCTTCTTCACCGAGGCCCTGACGATGTCCAGCACGCCCGCGACCTCCTTGGCGTCCTCGGGGATGAAGACCTCCTCGGCGCCGCCCGCGACCGCGACGTCCAGGGCAATGTGCCCGGCGTGGCGGCCCATGACCTCGATCACGAAGATGCGTTCGTGGCTGGCGCCGGTGTCGCGCAGTTTGTCCACGGCGTCCAGCGCGGTCTCCACCGCCGTGAAGTAGCCGATGGTGTGGTCAGTGCCGTACAGGTCGTTGTCGATGGTGCCGGGCAGGCCGATGACGGGAATGCCGTGTTCCTCCTGCAGGAAGTGCGCGCCGTGGAAGCTGCCGTCGCCGCCGATGACGATCAGGGCGTCCACGTCGTGGGCGCGCAGGTGCCGGGCGCCGCGGGCGCGGCCTTCGGGGGTGCGCCAGGTGTGGCTGCGCGCCGAGAGCAGGATGGTGCCGCCGCGCTGGAGGGTGTTGGCGACGTCGCGCGGGCCGAGGGTGATGAAGTCGCCGCGGTGCAGGCCGGAGAAGCCGCGCCGGACGCCGATGACCTCGATGCCCTGGGAGGTGGCGGTGCGCACGACGGCGCGGATGGCGGCGTTCATGCCGGGGGCGTCCCCGCCGCTGGTGAGGACGGCCACGCGCTTGATGCCGGCGGGGTTGGGGTGGGGGTCGCAGTGGGGTTCGGTCATGCTGGGCCTCGCTGTCAGTGGGGGTAGGGGTGGCACCGTGGAAGCACTTCCAGGCTGCCGCGCCGCCCTGCCCGGTGAGGCGAGGGCCGCGCGCCGGGGTCAGGCGTCCGAGGTCGCCTGGAGCGCCAGTGCATAAGCGTCATTCTTACGCAAACCCTCCCGGATGAGAAGATCACGTATATCCCGAGTG from Deinococcus soli (ex Cha et al. 2016) encodes the following:
- the pfkA gene encoding 6-phosphofructokinase; this translates as MTEPHCDPHPNPAGIKRVAVLTSGGDAPGMNAAIRAVVRTATSQGIEVIGVRRGFSGLHRGDFITLGPRDVANTLQRGGTILLSARSHTWRTPEGRARGARHLRAHDVDALIVIGGDGSFHGAHFLQEEHGIPVIGLPGTIDNDLYGTDHTIGYFTAVETALDAVDKLRDTGASHERIFVIEVMGRHAGHIALDVAVAGGAEEVFIPEDAKEVAGVLDIVRASVKKGKMGSIIIVAEGYPGGATGVAQAIQDGTGMETRVSILGHIQRGGSPVSSDRILASRLGEAAVYALMEGKSDVMVGRQNHETSFTPLADTWEKRKDVSRDLYRCAKTLSI